The Phragmites australis chromosome 15, lpPhrAust1.1, whole genome shotgun sequence genome window below encodes:
- the LOC133893573 gene encoding pre-rRNA-processing protein ESF2-like, producing MAEPTERDRFTDEEGEDNFLEEEQDEQGSLGSDGVEDGGLGGGKRKRPGKSLVGGFGKRGVCYLSRIPPHMNPSHIRQMLSKYGEVLRIYLVPEGQGHRKHTTVKAKAYSEGWIEFAKKSVAKRVANLLNGEQIGGKKRSSFYYDIWNIKYLRKFKWDDLVGEMAEKTHIREQKLTLEIAAAKKQRDHYLSNVEKSRVLKHIQDRRKKKQKTEGTEPGNVLEAKTARPIPQKKPVGETAAKTKSKLSTDILAGVFGSSS from the exons ATGGCGGAGCCCACCGAGAGGGACCGGTTCACGGATGAGGAGGGGGAGGACAACTTcttggaggaggagcaggacgaGCAAGGAAGCCTTGGAAGCGACGGCGTGGAGGACGGAGGGTTAGGAGGGGGCAAGAGGAAGCGGCCGGGGAAGAGCCTGGTGGGCGGGTTCGGCAAGCGCGGGGTGTGCTACCTCAGCCGCATCCCTCCGCACATGAACCCGTCGCACATCCGCCAGATGCTCTCCAAGTACGGCGAGGTGCTCAGGATCTACCTCGTGCCCGAAG GTCAAGGTCATCGCAAGCATACTACTGTTAAAGCGAAGGCTTACTCTGAAGG GTGGATTGAATTTGCAAAGAAAAGCGTTGCCAAGAGGGTGGCTAATCTGCTTAATGGTGAACAAATAG GTGGGAAGAAGAGGTCTTCATTTTATTATGACATTTGGAACATAAAATACCTCAGGAAGTTCAAATGGGATGATCTGGTTGGTGAAATGG CTGAGAAGACTCATATCAGGGAGCAGAAATTAACCTTGGAGATAGCAGCTGCAAAGAAACAACGTGACCACTACCTGTCCAATGTTGAAAAATCTCGTGTATTGAAACATATTCAAGATCGCAGAAAAAAG AAGCAGAAGACAGAAGGAACAGAACCTGGTAATGTCCTTGAAGCAAAAACTGCTCGTCCAATCCCTCAAAAGAAACCAGTCGGGGAAACAGCCGCCAAAACGAAATCGAAGCTTTCAACAGATATTTTAGCTGGA GTATTCGGTAGTTCATCATGA
- the LOC133892974 gene encoding uncharacterized mitochondrial protein AtMg00810-like yields MVNEHNTTLSLQIALGISLSLLPMPTRCLAPRLWYDRFVAHLTTLGFSSSKYDPSLFVYKRDTGVTYLLLYVDDIALTASSTVFLQCIIRALCSEFKMTDLGVLHHFLGIAVSHNSSGLFLSQENYAVELLDSAGMSNCNVVTTSIDKSAKLPTNASPSAADPSAYRSMVGALQYLTFTRSALAFVVQQICLRMHDPHEAHLLLIKHVLRDVKSTARFGLQLHRSSPSKLLA; encoded by the exons ATGGTCAATGAGCACAACACAACGCTCTCCTTGCAAATTGCACTTGGGATCTCGTTGAGCCTCCTTCCAATGCCAACACGGTGTCTG GCTCCGCGTCTCTGGTATGATCGTTTCGTGGCTCATCTCACCACGCTTGGCTTCTCAAGTTCCAAGTATGACCCATCCTTGTTCGTATACAAGCGTGACACCGGCGTTACGTATCTCCTTTTGTACGTGGACGATATTGCCCTTACTGCCTCGTCTACTGTGTTCCTCCAATGTATCATCCGTGCTCTTTGCTCTGAGTTCAAGATGACTGATCTAGGTGTCCTGCACCACTTCCTGGGGATCGCAGTTTCTCATAACTCTTCTGGCTTATTTCTTTCGCAAGAAAATTATGCTGTTGAGCTTCTTGATAGCGCCGGCATGTCCAACTGCAACGTGGTCACCACATCGATTGATAAGTCTGCCAAGCTGCCCACTAATGCCAGTCCGTCGGCGGCCGACCCCTCGGCTTATCGCAGCATGGTTGGAGCCTTGCAATACTTAACATTCACCCGGTCTGCTCTTGCATTTGTTGTCCAGCAAATTTGTTTGCGCATGCATGATCCACATGAAGCTCACCTTCTTCTTATTAAGCATGTGCTTCGTGATGTCAAGAGTACTGCTCGCTTTGGTCTTCAGCTCCACCGCTCATCGCCATCCAAACTTCTGGCCTAA
- the LOC133893401 gene encoding elongation factor 1-beta: MAVTFSDLHTAEGVKALESHLADKTYVSGDAISKDDIKVFAAVPSKPGAEFPNAARWYETVSAAVAARFPGKNVGVNLPGAGSAPAAAAPAAEATKEDDDDLDLFGDETEEDKKAAEERASAKVSSKKKESGKSSVLMDVKPWDDETDMKKLEEAVRSVQMEGLTWGASKLVPVGYGIKKLTIMLTIVDDLVSVDSLIEEHLTEEPINEYVQSCDIVAFNKI; this comes from the exons ATGGCCGTGACTTTCTCCGACCTCCACACCGCCGAAGGCGTCAAGGCCCTCGAGTCGCACCTCGCCGACAAGACCTACGTCTCTGG GGATGCGATCAGCAAGGACGACATTAAGGTGTTCGCGGCGGTGCCGTCTAAGCCTGGTGCCGAGTTCCCCAATGCTGCCCGCTGGTACGAGACCGTCTCCGCGGCTGTTGCTGCAAG ATTCCCTGGCAAGAATGTTGGTGTGAATCTGCCTGGAGCGGGATCGGCTCCTGCAGCAGCTGCTCCTGCCGCTGAGGCTACCAAG gaagatgatgatgatttggatcttttcgGGGATGAAACCGAGGAGGACAAGAAGGCCGCAGAGGAGCGTGCGTCTGCCAAGGTCTCTTCCAAGAAGAAAGAAA GTGGGAAATCCTCTGTCCTGATGGATGTGAAGCCGTGGGATGATGAAACTgacatgaagaagcttgaggagGCTGTACGCAGTGTTCAGATGGAGGGTCTCACCTGGGGAGCAT CAAAACTTGTGCCCGTTGGTTATGGAATCAAGAAGTTGACGATCATGTTGACCATTGTGGACGACCTCGTGTCTGTTGACAGTCTAATTGAGGAGCATCTCACTGAAGAGCCCATCAACGAATATGTTCAGAGCTGCGATATTGTTGCCTTCAACAAGATCTAA